A window of Planctomycetota bacterium genomic DNA:
GCCAGCAAGGTGCGCTTTTCGAAGAACGACGCATCGCGGATCGACTGGGCTAGGTTCTCATCGTCACGCATGGACTCGCGTGTCATCGGGATCTGCGCGAACCCGCGCTCCCACCACTGCACTTCGTCCCGAGGCTTCATCGTGTAGTGGACGAGCGAGTTCGTTTCGGTGTCGAACTCGACCAGTTCCAACTCGCCGAACTGCACGTAACCGTCCTGCGTGTCGGAGAACAGCTCGTTCATCGTGTCGGAGCCCCACTGAATCGCGTAAGCGTTCTTCGACTCGCTGAGGCTGCCCATGTTCACCTGCGCGACGAACAGGGAGTCGGTGAAGACGGACTCGACCTGCTTGGATGCGACCTTGGCGGTCAGGGCGTTGGTGTTCCACTGCTTGGTCGAATCCCAGGCGCTGGTGACGGCCGACGCGAACGTCATCGCGGCAAGTCCGACGACCGACGTCACGATCATGCCGATCGAAAGCTCGACCAGCGTGAGCCCGCGGTGGCGGGCGCTGCGTTTCGCACGGGTCGGTTGATCCTGCGTTGTGTTCATGGCATTTCCTCTGATCAAACCCTCGAATTCCTCGCTCTCCGACGCAAATCGCTAGCGCGACGCGGACGGCAGGATGACCCGAGACACGACATGCTCACGCCCGGTGGGATCGGTGACGGCGACGGTGACCTTCCGCAGGCTGCCGGTGTCATCGACGGGGCC
This region includes:
- a CDS encoding prepilin-type N-terminal cleavage/methylation domain-containing protein; its protein translation is MNTTQDQPTRAKRSARHRGLTLVELSIGMIVTSVVGLAAMTFASAVTSAWDSTKQWNTNALTAKVASKQVESVFTDSLFVAQVNMGSLSESKNAYAIQWGSDTMNELFSDTQDGYVQFGELELVEFDTETNSLVHYTMKPRDEVQWWERGFAQIPMTRESMRDDENLAQSIRDASFFEKRTLLADVEAVRFDYQGADINTKTPQLAYAVRFDGNTGVRGIVNLESAIGEEKLKELEHDAIWSGSGSDLLPAGGGGGGGDDDDGGGFGGFGGFGGF